In Lycium ferocissimum isolate CSIRO_LF1 chromosome 11, AGI_CSIRO_Lferr_CH_V1, whole genome shotgun sequence, a single genomic region encodes these proteins:
- the LOC132037633 gene encoding probable pectate lyase P59, with protein MGGPKLKYSFFFLFITFCTIIPSLMAHIGDFDEVWRRRAEEAKEYARQIYEPHPENVTLAFNQKLRDTMKELRQVKHSNSTRRGLGTKKYDGPCTVTNPIDRCWRCDPNWADNRKRLADCAMGFGSKATGGKDGEFYVVTDNSDDYTDPKPGTLRHAVIQKEPLWIIFKKGMTIRLHQEMIMQSDKTIDARGANVHIAKGAGITLQYIKNVIIHGLHIHDIVEGNGGMVRDAVDHIGIRTKSDGDGISIFGASNIWIDHVSMKSCYDGLIDAVEGSTGITISNGHFTDHNEVMLFGASDSSSIDQVMQITLAFNHFGKRLVQRMPRCRWGYIHVVNNDYTHWNMYAIGGSMHPTIITQGNRFIAPPDIFKKQVTKREYNPESVWMQWTWRSEGNLFMNGAYFTESGDPDWSQKHKDLYDGISAAPAEEVTWITRFAGALGCKEGQPC; from the exons ATGGGAGGACCTAAGTTAAAGTATTCGTTCTTCTTTCTATTTATCACTTTTTGTACAATAATACCGAGCCTAATGGCTCATATTGGTGACTTCGACGAGGTATGGAGGAGGAGAGCCGAAGAAGCAAAAGAGTATGCCCGTCAGATTTACGAGCCCCACCCTGAAAATGTCACACTTGCATTTAACCAAAAACTTCGCGA CACAATGAAGGAATTAAGGCAAGTTAAGCATAGCAATAGCACAAGGAGGGGGCTAGGGACCAAAAAGTACGATGGACCTTGCACGGTCACAAATCCAATTGATAGGTGCTGGAGATGTGACCCTAATTGGGCAGACAATAGGAAAAGACTAGCAGATTGTGCAATGGGCTTTGGATCCAAGGCCACTGGTGGCAAAGACGGTGAATTCTACGTCGTCACTGATAATTCTGATGATTATACCGATCCAAAACCAGGAACTCTTCGTCATGCTGTTATCCAGAAGGAGCCATTGTGGATCATATTTAAAAAGGGTATGACCATTAG GTTGCACCAGGAGATGATCATGCAGAGTGACAAGACCATCGATGCTCGTGGGGCTAATGTTCACATTGCGAAAGGTGCTGGCATAACCCTCCAGTATATCAAGAACGTGATCATCCACGGACTTCACATTCATGACATTGTTGAGGGAAATGGTGGGATGGTTCGGGATGCAGTGGACCATATTGGAATACGTACGAAAAGTGATGGAGATGGCATTTCAATCTTCGGCGCGTCCAATATATGGATTGATCATGTCTCTATGAAGAGTTGCTACGATGGGTTGATCGACGCTGTTGAAGGATCCACTGGTATCACAATATCCAATGGACATTTCACTGATCACAATGAGGTGATGTTGTTTGGTGCAAGTGACAGTTCTTCCATAGATCAAGTTATGCaaatcacattagctttcaATCATTTTGGGAAGAGATTGGTACAGAGAATGCCAAGGTGTCGATGGGGATATATCCATGTTGTTAACAATGACTATACTCACTGGAATATGTATGCCATTGGTGGCAGCATGCATCCCACTATCATTACCCAGGGTAATCGTTTTATTGCTCCTCCAGACATCTTCAAGAAGCAG GTAACAAAGAGGGAGTACAACCCAGAATCAGTGTGGATGCAATGGACATGGAGATCAGAGGGAAATCTATTCATGAATGGTGCATACTTCACTGAATCTGGAGATCCAGATTGGTCACAGAAACACAAAGATCTTTATGATGGAATATCAGCTGCCCCAGCAGAAGAGGTCACTTGGATTACTAGGTTTGCAGGTGCACTTGGCTGCAAAGAAGGACAACCTtgttag